The Sphingobacteriaceae bacterium genome has a segment encoding these proteins:
- a CDS encoding DUF1573 domain-containing protein, with protein sequence MKKTALLAFALLLSIFTTLQAQDSVIPNPDPNAPDMKFESEVIDFGSVEYDSNGLREFKFTNVGKTPLTITAVTAECGCTATSIDGKQGWPTEPILPGKSGVIKIKYDTKREGRFEKNVTISSNAKYATKKVKIKGEIKAKPLAGE encoded by the coding sequence ATGAAAAAAACAGCCTTATTAGCATTTGCTTTGTTGTTGAGCATTTTCACAACCTTACAAGCTCAAGATTCAGTGATACCTAATCCGGATCCAAATGCGCCGGATATGAAATTTGAATCGGAAGTTATTGATTTCGGTAGTGTTGAATATGATTCAAACGGATTACGCGAATTTAAATTCACCAATGTGGGTAAAACGCCTTTAACCATAACTGCAGTTACTGCAGAATGTGGTTGTACAGCTACCAGCATAGATGGTAAACAGGGCTGGCCAACAGAACCTATTTTACCCGGAAAAAGTGGTGTTATCAAAATTAAATACGATACTAAACGGGAAGGAAGATTTGAAAAAAATGTAACGATTTCTTCCAACGCAAAATACGCTACTAAAAAAGTTAAAATAAAAGGTGAAATAAAGGCTAAACCTTTAGCCGGCGAATAA
- a CDS encoding BamA/TamA family outer membrane protein — protein sequence MKLFRKIKFSKNSIVFLIVLAFIMLSQSCNISKKLEPGHYIVDKIEIENIKETNIEKDIFLSYIRQKPNRKLFRTFHFYVWWYNLFDQEKISRKKFARNEKYDVINAKRIKKNEIKNEKREKKGKAPKSPKLKDKESLIFKESLRDIGEEPVILDSSATEQTRQQLAKFLFSRGHFNGQVKDSVQLDKSGKLATVRYILLPKKPYTIGKITYQMDDEKLGQLIRTDSMNSILVIGQKYNTENLIKERQRLTSLALNNGYYYFENAYLNFDVDSGFANNTVSINIHLKKFSRPFSSSNDSIVLDNHVKYKIGNIYFIPEPVPGNLREVYFKDTLKVKNSDVVFLLNNPMPFRPSVLLANIDIKSGNLFRKDTAEITYRALLGLGIFKNVNIQFFKSRDYRSRLDCYIICNPLIKQSLTAETEGINTSGNLGVDGSLVYQNRNFFKGGELVEIKLQGALIAQQPLTDDEQSTDITEIRNTFNTLQFGPEASFSVPRAFFPFSLFPFRKEMAPHTFVRSSFNYQNRSEFDRTITDIDYGLSFKTHQNQIRHEIIPLEIYFVNSTFKGNFESALKSLNDAFLFNSFVDHITTATRYALTYSSKENSNTSSKPVSYLRVGVQSSGNILRQAFSMTGRTKDSLDRFLIYNIPFAQFLRGDIDYRIYIPIRKKSRVVYRLSGGIGKPLKNLNVLPYEQSFFSGGPNSIRAWRARTLGPGAYDPTGSSTRFDKIGDMILEGNIEYRFHIIKSLNGALFADAGNIWRLQPDPTKPGGEFLVDRFVDQIAMGGGIGIRMDLSFFVLRFDFAAPLRDPKYAVGNRWTFDKQPWKETIVNFGIGYPF from the coding sequence TTGAAATTATTTCGAAAAATAAAATTTTCAAAAAACAGCATTGTTTTTTTAATTGTTTTGGCATTTATTATGTTGAGTCAATCCTGCAATATCAGTAAAAAATTAGAACCCGGCCACTACATCGTTGATAAAATTGAAATCGAGAATATTAAAGAGACCAATATTGAAAAAGATATTTTTTTGAGTTACATCCGGCAAAAACCTAACCGCAAATTATTCCGTACTTTCCATTTTTACGTTTGGTGGTATAATCTTTTTGACCAAGAAAAAATTAGTCGCAAAAAATTCGCCCGAAATGAAAAATATGATGTAATTAACGCCAAACGCATAAAGAAAAATGAAATTAAAAACGAAAAGCGGGAAAAAAAAGGTAAAGCGCCTAAAAGCCCTAAGTTAAAAGATAAAGAGAGTCTAATTTTCAAAGAAAGTTTAAGAGATATCGGTGAAGAACCTGTTATCCTAGATTCTTCCGCTACAGAACAAACCCGTCAACAATTAGCCAAATTTTTATTCAGCAGAGGTCATTTTAATGGGCAGGTTAAAGATTCCGTTCAGTTAGATAAAAGCGGGAAATTGGCTACCGTGCGATACATATTACTTCCAAAAAAACCTTACACCATTGGTAAAATAACCTATCAAATGGATGATGAAAAACTGGGGCAACTTATTAGAACAGACTCTATGAATTCTATTTTAGTAATTGGTCAAAAATACAATACAGAAAATTTGATTAAAGAAAGGCAACGCCTAACCAGTCTCGCTTTAAATAACGGTTATTATTATTTTGAAAACGCTTATTTAAATTTTGATGTTGATTCAGGTTTCGCCAATAATACGGTTTCTATCAATATACACTTAAAAAAATTCTCACGTCCGTTTAGTTCCAGCAATGATTCTATTGTATTAGATAATCATGTTAAATATAAAATCGGAAATATTTATTTTATTCCTGAACCGGTACCCGGCAACTTAAGAGAAGTTTATTTTAAGGATACGCTCAAAGTGAAAAATTCTGATGTTGTATTTTTGCTTAACAACCCTATGCCATTTCGCCCTTCTGTGCTACTTGCCAATATTGATATTAAATCAGGCAATTTATTTCGAAAAGATACAGCTGAAATTACGTACCGCGCTTTGTTGGGCTTAGGAATATTTAAAAACGTAAATATTCAATTTTTTAAAAGCAGAGATTACCGTAGCCGATTAGATTGTTATATTATTTGTAATCCGCTCATCAAACAATCTCTTACAGCTGAAACGGAAGGAATTAATACTTCAGGAAATTTGGGGGTTGATGGCAGCTTGGTTTATCAAAACAGAAATTTTTTTAAGGGAGGGGAATTAGTTGAAATAAAGTTACAAGGAGCTTTAATAGCACAACAACCCCTAACCGATGACGAACAGAGTACAGATATCACTGAAATTCGTAATACATTTAATACTTTGCAATTCGGACCTGAAGCTTCTTTTTCGGTACCTCGTGCATTCTTTCCCTTCTCGCTATTCCCATTCAGAAAAGAAATGGCACCTCATACTTTTGTGCGCAGTTCATTTAATTATCAAAATCGTTCGGAATTTGACAGAACCATTACGGATATAGATTATGGTTTAAGTTTTAAAACACACCAAAATCAAATACGTCATGAAATTATTCCTCTAGAAATCTATTTTGTGAATTCAACTTTTAAAGGAAATTTTGAGTCTGCCTTAAAATCACTGAATGATGCGTTTTTATTTAATTCGTTTGTAGATCACATTACCACTGCAACCCGATACGCACTCACGTATTCTTCCAAAGAAAATTCAAACACCAGCTCCAAACCCGTTAGTTACCTTCGGGTAGGTGTTCAGTCTTCTGGTAATATTCTCCGCCAGGCATTCTCCATGACCGGTAGAACAAAAGACAGTTTAGACCGGTTTTTAATTTATAATATACCCTTTGCGCAATTTCTGAGAGGGGATATCGACTATCGGATTTATATTCCCATTCGGAAAAAAAGTCGAGTTGTATATCGTTTGTCCGGTGGAATAGGAAAACCATTAAAAAACTTAAACGTATTACCCTACGAGCAAAGCTTTTTTAGCGGGGGGCCAAACAGTATTCGTGCCTGGCGAGCTCGTACCTTAGGCCCGGGCGCTTATGACCCTACAGGAAGTTCAACACGCTTTGATAAAATTGGAGATATGATTTTAGAAGGTAATATCGAATACCGATTCCATATTATTAAATCACTAAACGGGGCGCTATTTGCCGATGCCGGAAATATTTGGAGATTACAGCCCGACCCTACCAAACCCGGAGGAGAGTTTTTAGTTGACCGTTTTGTAGATCAGATAGCAATGGGTGGAGGTATTGGAATTCGTATGGATTTAAGTTTCTTTGTACTCCGGTTTGATTTTGCTGCACCCTTGCGAGACCCTAAATATGCGGTTGGAAACAGATGGACTTTTGATAAACAACCTTGGAAAGAAACTATTGTGAATTTTGGAATTGGTTATCCGTTTTAA
- a CDS encoding DUF1573 domain-containing protein: MKTFFLLLLLIFFNSFAYAQPKLKVLDAKKNFGMVKKGEVVKIDFEISNIGNEPLLITSVDITCSCTTAEFDKAPVLPGKNTIIRILFNTQTVYDRQDRTVLVQSNDKNGPYKLRYKGVVLNKK, encoded by the coding sequence ATGAAAACATTCTTCCTCCTTCTTTTGCTTATTTTCTTTAACAGTTTTGCATATGCACAACCCAAACTTAAAGTACTTGACGCAAAAAAAAATTTCGGAATGGTTAAAAAAGGAGAAGTAGTTAAAATAGATTTTGAAATAAGCAATATCGGTAACGAACCGCTTTTAATCACCTCTGTTGACATAACATGTAGTTGCACCACTGCGGAATTTGATAAAGCGCCGGTATTACCTGGGAAAAATACTATTATTCGCATTCTATTTAATACCCAAACCGTTTACGACCGACAAGACAGAACTGTATTAGTGCAGAGCAATGATAAAAATGGTCCGTATAAATTAAGGTACAAGGGCGTTGTATTAAACAAAAAGTAA
- a CDS encoding glycosyltransferase family 2 protein gives MKIAGFTIIRNALRYDYPVEEAILSILPICDVFYVGVGNSDDDTRKLIEEIKSDKIKIIDTIWNDSLREGGLVLSEETNKVFDAIPTEFDWCFYIQSDECVHENDLNTIKVAAQKYKDDPRIQGLLFEYKHFYGQYNYVGAGKRWYQHEIRIIKNNKNIRSFKDAQGFRLKSGEKLIVKSTGANIYHYGWVKPPEAQQNKQENFHKMWHTDEWMEKNIKKTAHFDYSEIDLLVEFKGTHPKVMEKRIANANWKFHYDPSKAKFNLKYRFLFLVERLTGWRIGDNKNYKLIK, from the coding sequence ATGAAAATAGCAGGTTTTACCATAATAAGAAATGCATTACGCTACGATTACCCCGTGGAGGAAGCCATTCTTTCTATACTACCCATTTGTGATGTGTTTTATGTTGGTGTTGGAAACAGTGATGATGATACCCGAAAATTAATTGAGGAAATAAAATCAGATAAAATAAAAATCATTGATACAATTTGGAATGATAGTTTACGCGAGGGAGGCCTGGTACTTTCAGAAGAAACCAATAAAGTATTTGATGCCATTCCAACTGAATTTGATTGGTGTTTTTATATTCAAAGTGACGAATGTGTTCATGAAAATGATTTAAATACCATAAAAGTTGCTGCGCAAAAATACAAAGACGACCCTCGCATCCAAGGCTTGCTATTTGAATACAAACATTTTTACGGACAATACAATTACGTGGGCGCAGGCAAGCGCTGGTATCAGCATGAAATCAGAATTATTAAAAACAATAAAAACATCCGTTCCTTTAAAGATGCTCAGGGATTCAGATTAAAATCAGGAGAAAAACTGATAGTAAAATCCACAGGAGCGAATATTTATCATTACGGTTGGGTAAAACCTCCGGAAGCTCAGCAAAACAAGCAGGAAAATTTTCATAAAATGTGGCATACCGATGAGTGGATGGAAAAAAATATTAAAAAAACTGCACACTTTGATTATTCTGAGATTGACTTATTAGTAGAATTTAAAGGAACGCATCCCAAAGTCATGGAAAAAAGAATAGCTAATGCTAATTGGAAATTTCATTATGATCCCTCCAAAGCAAAATTTAATTTAAAATATCGTTTTCTTTTTTTAGTGGAAAGATTAACAGGTTGGCGAATTGGTGATAATAAAAACTATAAACTTATCAAATGA
- a CDS encoding RNA methyltransferase, with amino-acid sequence MISKSRLKQIKYLHTAKGRDELACFVVEGEKTVLELLQQQAKCVVALFALPDFLNQNATLLKSNALELTEVSEHELGQLSLQKTPNKVLAICNYFEQVELKDSQLTNVSVFLDEIRDPGNFGTLIRLCDWFGIKTLFCSKGTCDFYNPKVIQASMGAFMRVQIIYTDLNQLLAEKKFNKVYGAVLNGESMYEVKFEKGLLVIGNESNGISEENIALINTKVKIPAHGSSGTESLNAAMAASILVSEMYRQIGN; translated from the coding sequence ATGATAAGTAAGTCTCGTTTAAAACAAATTAAGTATTTGCACACAGCGAAAGGAAGAGATGAGTTGGCTTGTTTTGTTGTAGAAGGTGAGAAGACAGTTTTGGAATTATTGCAACAACAAGCCAAATGCGTGGTTGCGCTGTTTGCTTTACCCGACTTTTTAAATCAAAACGCAACGTTGTTAAAGAGCAATGCTTTAGAGCTAACCGAAGTGAGTGAGCATGAGCTAGGCCAGTTGAGTTTACAAAAAACTCCAAATAAGGTGCTTGCAATTTGTAATTATTTTGAGCAAGTTGAATTAAAAGACAGCCAATTAACTAATGTTTCCGTTTTTCTGGATGAGATCAGGGATCCCGGAAATTTTGGCACATTAATTCGTTTATGCGATTGGTTCGGGATTAAAACTTTATTTTGCTCGAAAGGAACCTGTGACTTTTATAATCCAAAAGTGATACAGGCCAGTATGGGTGCCTTTATGCGTGTGCAAATTATTTATACGGATTTGAATCAATTGTTAGCTGAAAAAAAATTCAATAAGGTTTATGGAGCTGTGCTTAATGGTGAGTCGATGTATGAAGTGAAATTCGAAAAGGGATTACTGGTTATAGGGAATGAATCCAATGGAATTTCTGAAGAAAATATTGCCCTCATTAATACAAAAGTAAAAATACCAGCGCATGGATCGAGTGGAACAGAATCATTAAATGCAGCCATGGCCGCTTCAATTTTAGTTTCGGAAATGTATAGGCAAATCGGAAATTAA
- a CDS encoding DUF1573 domain-containing protein: MKKLVFTISLALGLTFFANAQEGHSANDGHNHGATSTATAPPASLADIKMDKTTHDYGTIKQGANGECEFKFINNGKEPLVITNCVGSCGCTVPQCPNEPVLPGKAGVIKVKYDTQRVGGIYKTVTVNSNAKSGTVTLTIKGNIEAKPTDVAFPENTPATGAPTEKKG, encoded by the coding sequence ATGAAAAAACTTGTATTTACAATCAGCTTGGCTTTAGGTTTAACCTTTTTTGCAAATGCTCAGGAAGGGCACTCGGCAAATGATGGACATAATCATGGAGCTACCTCAACTGCAACGGCTCCTCCGGCCAGTTTAGCGGATATTAAAATGGACAAAACCACACATGATTATGGCACCATTAAACAAGGCGCGAATGGTGAATGCGAATTTAAATTCATTAATAACGGTAAAGAACCTTTAGTAATTACCAATTGTGTTGGTAGTTGCGGATGTACTGTGCCTCAGTGTCCTAACGAGCCTGTATTACCGGGTAAGGCAGGAGTTATTAAGGTGAAATATGATACACAACGTGTTGGAGGTATTTACAAAACAGTAACTGTAAATTCCAATGCAAAAAGCGGAACTGTTACTTTGACTATCAAAGGGAATATTGAAGCTAAACCAACTGATGTTGCTTTTCCTGAAAATACTCCGGCTACCGGCGCACCTACTGAGAAAAAAGGTTAA